The Tripterygium wilfordii isolate XIE 37 chromosome 18, ASM1340144v1, whole genome shotgun sequence nucleotide sequence GCATGTAAAACCTTGATATGAAGTCGATATGGTTTGTGTATATTGCAGCACAAAAGGAGTTAGTGCCACAGCGCCAGATATTTCAGAAGGCAAGTCCCTTAAAGATGGTGTTGTTATTGTTCCTCTGGGAAACCCCAAAGAGCAAGAAAGCCCTGAGGTGCAGGCTGCAGCTTATTAAGAACTATTTTGACCATGAAAATGAATTTTGACTTCTGGGTCTGCCTTTACTTTCTAGATATTTACTGTCAGGTAAATTTAGGCACATCAAAGATTTTCCTGTGAGTCTTAATTGCAGGGGGCCTTGCTATACAATAAGTGCATTGTCCAGTGTCCACAATGTGAAGCAGATCAGAATGAATGATATTATAACACTACCATCATTATTGGGGTTCCATGCTCAGCTCTGTAGATATGGTTTCTCAATCTCGTATATAAATCTATAATGTCATATGATTTTGCTGCTAGATTGTTTATTCATTATAATCTTAAAATCCTGTAAATCTGTGAAGTTCTTTTGTTCTCCTTAACAATGAATAGAAGCATGAGATATTAAAATATGTGCTAGTaatatccaacactccatacaacCCATTATATTATCCGGTTTGAGTTGTCCGGTtttcgtggatacatcggacccTCAATGGGTTGTCtaattcccgtggatacattggACCCAtgcgactttgtttctccctaaCTAACAAGTGAATCAATCcccaactcacttaactagGGAAAAGACTTAGTTGTTGTTAAGGGGTGTGCCTAGCCCTTATTAAGGGGGAATGTCCTCACATTATTTAATGATGCGAGACTTCTTACAATATGTGAAAATGCTAAAGATACGGgtgttttttgtctcaactatctCAAATATTGTGACGGACATATATGATCCATGTAAAATCATGAGGTCCCACATGATCATATACTACTAGATATGATCATATGAAATCATATGCATCCATATCAGTATTGGGGATAGTTGAGATAAAAAGGGGTTGGGATTCGTAAGACTGCTAGATATGTGACAAGGTCTAAAAGCGAAGGTAAAAATAAATTTGACAGTGTCAGTTAATGAAGCTGACCCAATTGAAGTACTGGGTTGCCTGCGTCATATTTTTGTATTGTTGCTGCTCCTTTTGCCTGAGGCAGATCAGTCAAACATATGCATCAAGTGTGGTGGAATTTTAGCTTGTTGGAAGCATGATGATGAGAGTAAGTTTCAAATAAGATAATGAGTGTATGACGAAATAAAGCATTTACTACACACTACACACCACCTCAAGTGCTGAGTGCACACGCTAGCATTAGCAAGCATTAGATTTCTTTATGACCTCATGCCAGAATCTATGTCCTTCCTCCGCAAGACAAGTTTTGGTGATTTAAGGGTGTGCATGACACCACTTCCATCCCTCCCCCTCCACGACCTTACCCCACTCTTTAATGTCCCTTTTCTCTTAAGATTAATTTACCACATGCATTTAGTAGGAGTGCAAATgatcgggttttttttttcctggatttTTTAATAAGAATTTAACCGATCGATTAGTCGATTATCGATGGTTATTTTGATTATTCAGTCAGTTAACCATTCGATTCTCATTAAATATTCTTAGAACCCTAACATTTGCTATCAAGTTTGACGTTGATACACAATATAGCTATAAAACTTGGATATCACTACATTTGGAGGTGTAAGAGCAATCACAATTGTGGTTTTTTGCTGGGGTATGGGTAATGCATGAggatttgtattttgttgatgtgactctATTGGAGGATgcgttttgttgatgtggctgggacaacaaaatgtatttgTACAATGGTGTAGATGTGAGTGTGTTTGATGTGAGGCCCGACAAACAATCCAACGTGGGGGCCAACCAAAGTGTTTGCCCCAACAAAAACACATTGTTGTAgcatctttttttgtttcatggCCTATCAAAATACATTTTTTCTCATCCATGCCCCCTTAAATTCACATTGTTGCAATTGCTCTGAGAGTAGGTCAGCCCGGCCTAGCCCGACATGGCCAACAGACAACCCACCGCTTTCATCCCGTCCATCCATCTCTGTTCACTGGCCGGGTCATTCCGGCCAACGCCCCTACTCGTTTGACACCTCTAACTACAGGGCATCTACTTTACAAATTAAACTGAGTCTCCATCTATTAAATCACCATAAATTTTTGGGGGAAAAAAGTGAAGGTGGTGACCTACGCCATATAGGGCATCATATCTACCTTGGGAGCCTACCCCAAACTCACGAACACACACCCACACTGTACTCAACAACTTGGGTCTCAACACGCAAAGCCTACGTGCACTCTTTACATTATTCTCCTCCTTTACTAGCAAGGTCTTCCCACAAACTGGCCCCGCGAACATATACTCAGTGGGACCCAATAGCACGTACGAGATTCTTGATCCAACGGCTAAGAAAGTTTTAGCTTTGTTCAGTAGGTTTCCTAATTGGGAGGTTTGTGGGTTGATGGAATCCTGGAAAAGGGAACATAAAGCATTGGTGGATTTTGTGAAAATAAGGAAGACAATTTAAGACCCTGTTTGGTTTGGGTCTTCCTTAGAGATCTCTactttgaaatttttatttcttttacgtACTATCCCATGATTGCATGGCAAGGCTCTTCCAACACACTTTGCCCAAATCCATTAATTcaattgctctctctctctcctccctccctctctctctctctctctctatttatcTCTCTTGTTTTGGCAGTATAAATACATACATGAGGTTGTAAATATAACTCAACACTATGAAATGTGGCACTATTGTGGGTGAGGAGCTCCTGCTGGAGAAGCAGGGCACGTGCATATCCATTCTTGGGGTTCACAAAATGCCAATGAAAATACTTGTGCACGTGCTCCCCTTCTCCAACATGTGTTCCTCACCTTTGTCTCTAGATTTCCTCCACCTCCGATGTCTTCATTGGACGGCACTATACTATGAGAGTGAGGTGAGTTTTGACTTGAAGACATGAAACTTTGGGAAAAGCTTTGCCAAAATTAGGCTTACAAGTGGTTGGGAAGTTTATTTATGACTCATAAAACCATGGCTTGTGAGCTCGGTTCCAACCAtttgtttataaaccactcAAACTATTCTTTCCGTTTTTTTCGTGTAGGATTTTTGTGTGGGTTCCAAAAGTACTTTTAGCAAAAACTCCTAATATGTATGGCATAATTGATAATTAGAAGTTTATTTTCATATCTTTTAACTTATTCTATTACTATTAGTCTAATACAGTCTTTTGAGTAATGCTACAGACCTCAATAATTGTTCCCAATGACCCAATTATAATCTTTAATTCATATGACACGTGGGATCATTGGTTATGAACACATATGTACAACCCTTTATATTTCCGACACTTACACAAATGAATATAGGTTAAAATGGAGGTTGAAATTGAGGGGAATATATTGGGATTTGTGAATAAATAATGGGTTCAATGCTTGGGCCGAGTTATTTGTTAGTCATATCTCGTAGTTCGTACAAGACTGGGCTATTGGAAACGGCCTGGCCTAATTTATATGAGGCCCATCTTGGAAGCGGCCTGGCCCAGTCATAATTACTTGAAGTTGAAGGTTAAACCGACTCCACCCAATTCAAGTGCTCCATCTGGCAATGGACCATATCCAGTTCGGGTCAAGTCAGGGTTTTGTATTTGTTAACAGCCGCCATGAGACCCATCAAGCTATTTCGCCGCGCTCGAAACTGAACCGGAACCCTCACTCTCTCATCTTCAGATAGCCATGGGAGAGAACAAGCGGAAAGCAGGAAGAGAGTTGGCTAAACGAAAGATGGGGAAGAGCAACAAAAGACAAAAGCAGCACTCCGATTTCAAAACCCTAgacaagagaaagaagaagaggctTGGTGGTCCTCGCTTGCCTACTGGATTGCGAAGAGAGCTTGATCGTGTAAACCATACCAACAGCGACGGAGAAGATGACGAGATTGTTTCAGACGAGGAAAAAGATGTGTACGAGTACGAGGAGGGTGTGCCTGAGGAGGAGTCCAGGAAGAACCGACGGTTTGACCCCGTCGAGAACTACGAGTACGAGCTGCCGGAGAAATTTGAGGTTTGTATATTTCTTGCTATTTGCATAAAAACTAATTTTGGCATGGTGATATTGGGAGTGTTCTTCGTTTTGTGGCTTCTTGTAATTGTGAAATTTTTGGTTGTTCTTTAGATCAGAATTCTTTGGCTGTAATTTCTGTTATGCTTTACAACTCTAGATCTTTAATTTTGAGAAACGGAATTCTTTAACTGAACAGTGGGAGTGGCATTGGCACTGGTATATATATGACTGTTTATTGGCTTGCATTTACTTATTGAATTTATATTAAGTAAATTGCAGTGGGAGTGGCATTGGCACTGGTATATATATGACTGTTTATTGGCTTGCATTTACTTATTGAATTTATATTAAGTAAATTGCACAATTTACTGATTATAATTTTAGTGTGTGCTTCTCATCGTATTTGATCACTTGTAGCAAGGTAATGGCTGAACCAATACTGATATTTGAAGTTGAGCTGGGTCATAAAGTTTTTGTTTGAATTCTAAATTTGAACTCTCTTCCAATTTCCTGTTTTCAGCTTGAATTGGACACTGGTTGGTCATCTTTAATATTTTCAAGAAACTGTAATGATTGAAGATCTTGAATAATAGTATGGATGCCTGCTAAGTAGTTGGATTTTGAAATATTGGGTTAACCAAATTTGGTATTGTCAAATGTCAATGTGTGGTAAAGTGGATCTGCATAGTCTTTGTgcccattttaaaaaatttctttaATATGTCCCCCCCTTCTAGGATGAGGATGTGCCGTCAGATGACGATGAAAACGACTTTGGAGGGGGCAAAAATGAGAGTAGCATGGTTGAAAGTGATGAtgctgaagaagaagatgatgaaaggCATGTAAGGATGCTGCAAGGAATTACTGGAATGCCTAATGAGGTTTTTCTGGGTAACAATTCACTGCATCCTTATCTTAAATGCATAATTTTGATCTGTATATCAGGCACATTTGATGACTTATGGCTTGTCATTGCTGCAACATcattggtttagctttcctgctaTCTGGTTAACTattttaacatgtattttttgCTATTATTTCATTCAAGTGAATCAATGTATGCTtcatgttatttcttataccACACAAATATAAACAGTCTGTGACTGGCGATTTTTTTCAGTGCTGACCTTTCTCCAATTTCAATTATTTGCAGACACCATTCAAGTAATATGTACTTCAATTAATATTCTTTGTTGTGTTATTGTTATCGCTTTAATTAAACAATGGCTCAACATGTTACTGGAAAATAAAATACTTTTGTATTGTAAAGAATTGTGTCCTTGGTAGTAttgatttaattatttatttttgggttgAATGAATTAGCAACATGACTATTTAGAAACCTCATTTTTTCaggcaaaaagaagaagagaaatattATTGTATCAGAGGCATATCCAGAGTCTGAATACAATCCTAGTGGTGATATTCTGGATGGTCGTGGACACATTTCTGTTGAAGATCTTCTGGATCCTCTTCATGGAAAGTCTGGCTACAGCCAACTTAGGAAGAGAGTGCATCAAATGGCGAGAAAGCCTATGACTATTCATGCTCCGCTTCCTAAGGTGGTTCAAGAAAAGTTGGAGAGGAAGGCAGTTTATGAACAAACCAAGAAAGATATCACTAAGTGGGAGCCCCTAGTCAAGAGGAATAGGGAAGCACCTACTATTATTTTTGAGAAAGATGTAAACTTAGGGTTTTCAACTGTGGGGGCTATAGCTTCTGAATTTGAGCCCAGGACtgattttgagaagaaaattgcTGGCTTAGTTTATGATGAAAAGGTTATTGAAGCTCACAATGAAGATGGTTCCAGGCTTCTTGAACTGAATAAGGTATAAGGTTTATAGACCTTTCTTGTGCATAATAATCTGTGTTGACGTTTTAGCATCTCTATCCTATTTGTATGTATCTTCTCTATGGAAGAGGTGTACTTTGTACTGCCCGAAGGTAATGCACTTCTTGCTTTCAGCTCTCTATGTCTTTATAATTTTTCTAACTAAGGATGGATCATATAAATGGAACTTACTGGTTGAAATttagtagtgtttttttttttgcatgtacATTTTGTGCATGCACACTATTGGCTGCTTTGGGCTTTGTCTACCCAGATTTAACTCTAAAATACAAGTCATTTATAGCTGTGAGTTCTTTCTGAATTCTGATGATTCTCGTTTGTCTGCATGGCAGGTAACAGTGGAAGATTATAGAAGCCAACGAAATCATATTGCGAAATTGCGCAGCCTGCTTTTCCATcatgaaatgaagaaaaaacgTATCAAAAAGATAAAGTCCAAAACATATCATCGTTTAGCAAAGAAGGATAGACTGAAAGCCACATCTGCAGAAATGGAGATGGATCCTGAAGCAGCGAAAGAACAGGCGATGAAGCAGGAGTTCAAACGGGCAGAGGTtccaaatatttatattaaatcatTTTAAAATGTCTTTGTCTAGAGTGTATTCTTATTTATGGTACTGTATGCAATTGATCAAGTGGTTGACTGttttctgcttcttcttttcttaGGAACGCATGACtctaaaacacaaaaacaaatcaaagtggGCGAAGCGCATTTTGAAACGTGGTATTCCTACGCAAGATGATGGCACTCGAGCAGCTATTTCTGAACAGCTCCATCAGCACACTCTTTTGACTAGGAAAATGAAGTCCATGAAGGatggcagcagcagcagcgacGGCAGCAGTGATGACAGTAGTGATGAGGAGGATGTTGATGAAAATTTAGATAGTTCAAACCAGGATACCAAATTGCTGGAACGAGCAAAAGAGAAGACGCTCAAAGTTttggaagaagatgatgatgagccCAACTCTGGAGTGCTTTCTTTGCCTTTCATGGTATTTTTGCTATCTAATTTATTTGTTCTAGTAAGAATATCACAGGTTTTTTGGCAGTATTTTACTTTTGATAGAGCAATTTTCCATTCCAAATGTCGGGGTCGGATGGGAAAACCAAAGAAACTTGGACAGcttgaaaatttgtttgatgAGGAATAGGAATATGAGCTTTGTCATGCATTGGCTTACcattgtcttcttttttctcgTCAGAGTATCCTTTCAATCTTATACTCAAGTTTCTGTGATTGATTTATTTTGGATTAGGTTCGTggtatgaaaaaaagaaaggaagcgGCTGTCGAAGAAGCTAAGCTTGCTCTTAAAGAGTATGAAACATCATTGAACCAATTGGATGATCTGGACAGTTCAAAAGATTCAAAAATAGGCGCTGCTGCCGGTGGTCGAAGAGTGTTTGGTGCTGCTAAGCATGTTCCTGAATTGAGTAGTAAGATTGAAGTCGATAATGATTACAGTGATAGTGATCGTGATGACGATTTGGGGGGAGAAAATGTTGAAGTTGGGAATGCCAGTATAAATGAATTGCCAAAGGAAGGTGTTTCAAATCTTTATTCTCTTTTACATGACAGGGATTTGGAGATGCATCAGGATTCTGCGGTTAAGGTAATAAGATTACTAGCTCCTGACCTATGTATATGTTTGCTCCTTTAAACATGGGAATAAAGGATTTTGTTGTTTACAGTTTGATAATATTGTTGAACCTGGTCCCAAAGTGCCCGGTGAAGTAGCTATTTTTGCATCCGGCAAATGGAAAAAGGTAATGTTTGTCTTCTTGTACACATGCACAGAGGGATACACTgacataaaacatgaaaaaacttCCCACGTGGAGGAATTGGTTGTTAGTGCGTAATCGGAGTTTGATTGATGAACAGATAAAAAGTGGAAGTGAAGTAGATACCAATGTTAAAAGGTCCTCCAAGGTTGTAGAGCCAGTCTCACGAAGTGAGAATTTGGAGGTATGATTTCTTTGCATCTgctaaattattttttgatctGCTGATTTtgcacacaaaaaaagaaacactTCCTATGTGGAAGAATTAGCTTTTACTGCCTAATTGAGGTGTATTTGACAAGCAGATGAAAACCACAAATGTAGTAGACGCCAATGTTAAACAGTTCCCCAAGGTTGTAGAGCCTGTCTCGCAAATTGAGAATTTGAAGGTATGACATTTGCATCTGCTAAATTATTTTTGATTGGCTGATTTCTTACTTCCTTGTCCTGTTTTCTATTGATGGAAACTGTGAAGGAAGTAGTTGATGACAGTGATACGGACAGTGAGGGACAGATGGTTGATGGAATTTTGTCTTCTGGCATGAAAGCGACATATGAGATTCCTTCTCAAGCTGATCTTATTCGCCATGCTTTTGCGGGTGATGATGTGGAGGAAGAGTTTGTAAAGGATAAAGATGATATTCTGAATGAGGAAAATCCTGAACCTGAGAAGCCCGTTTTACTCCCTGGTTGGGGCCAATGGACTAATATACAGAAAAAGAAAGGTTTGCCTTCTTGGATGCTCAAGGAGCATGAAAAtgcaaagaagaaaagggaagaaGTTCTCAAGAAGAGGAAGGATGCTCATCTCAAACACGTTATTATTTCTGAGAAGTTGGACAAGAAGGTTAGTGGCCTTTTTTGTAGATGTTTACATAGTGACTAGCAATAACAAAGATATTCTGTCTTAATTGAACTCAAATTACTTGAATTCTACAAGTAAAAAAGGGTCGTCAAGAAAAATCGTTCAATGTTTTTCAAACTGTAAAATTTAAGATATGTTTCATCAACCGTTGAGTTTACAGAAGTATAGAAGGAAACCAAACTGTAAATAGTTTAGCAGCCATAAACATATAAATTTAGTGTCTCTGCTTGGGAAAGTAAACATGGAATAAGTTCGAAGACCAATATTGCTTTCTTGTGGAAGAATGTATTGGCACCCGTAGGCCTTAGTTTAGGAAAACCTTTCAGGGTGTGATGTCATGAATGCGTGAGGTTGCATTTCCCTTGAAGTCAGACATTTGGGTCATAAATTTTGGGACTCCTTTTCCTCCAGTACCAAAGCTTTTTCAGCTCTCTACGGGaggtttatttatttacttttatcATATGTGGATGTTGCAGGCAGAGAAACTGCATACAAAGGCATTGCCCTATCCTTTCACATCCAAGGAGGTTTTTGAACAAAGCATTCGCATGCCCATTGGACCTGAATTCAACCCTGCGACAGCAGTGGGAGCTCTTACTCGCCCTGAAGTGAGTGTTTTCCTGTATAATTTTCTTCTACTTCATGGATTTTCCCCTTTTGGTAACGCAAATCTATAACTACTGCCCAACAACCGTGATGAAGATGGGAAAAGGGGCAAACAAATAACTTTTTATGAATGCTAATTTTCTGTGTGCATTTCCCATTTCTGCAGGTGGTGAAGAGACCTGGTGTTATTATAAAACCAATCAAGTTTGAGGAAGTGGATTCGTTTGAAAAGACTGAGGACCGCAAACGAAATGCACCGAAACGAAAGACGAACAAAAATAAGCACAGGTTAAAGCCTGTTGTGGCAAAGTCATAAGAACATGAGGAAAATGGAGGGCTTTCTTCTGCAAGTCTTGTTTTCCGCGACATCTTCTCTACTATATTATACATGTGAATGGAAAAGTTTTGTTGAATACTAGATGAGTTCTGGATAGTTGAGGAAGTGATGATCCAAGGGCTCCAACATTACTGTTTTCTGGGGACCCTTCGCAGTCAGGGAAATTTTGTTTgttatatttgtttctttggaaTTTGCGTCTCCTCAACTAGTCATATGGCACTAAAAAAGGTGGAGAATTTACTGTATATGATTCTATTGCTATcatttttggaaaataaaaGCACTCGGCGATAGCTGAGTTGGTTCTCTCCCCGGATTAAGGGTTGACAGTGCTCAAGGTTGGGTGTTCGAACTAACCACTTGGGATATTTTCTTGTGGAATCCTGGTTCTGTGGGTTTGTCCCTACTCGTTTGGGCTTCCGCCTAGTTTTATTTGTCGTCATCGTGGTGCAGACTGTTTTGGTGACTCAAGGATTATGCCCACGTAGTTGCCCAAAGGGtatattgggtttgggtggttgctcggttatcaaaaaaattcattggaaaataaaaatataagttCGAAAGTTGAAACCTCAAATGAGAATTAACATGCATTTCAAAATACTATTACATTTGAATTTAATAAGACTTGTCCCATGCATACATGAACTCAAATGTCTTGGTCCCATCATTGTATAGGTAGATTCCATCTTCACTTGCTTTCCAGACACAATTTGCAGAGCCACAACACCCTCGCAAATGCTTTTGTTCAGACCAAAAGACATCATTCTCGTGATGTCCATTCTTCCACCAAAATGTGCAATAATAGAGGGTAGTTGCCAAGAAATTGATACGAAACCCCCATCCATACACTTGGCCAGGAACAAGCTCTTGATCTCCAAGATCATCATCCTTGGATTGGCAATGGATTTGAAGAAGATTTCCCTGGAAACCATTCACAATGTCCACA carries:
- the LOC119984397 gene encoding U3 small nucleolar RNA-associated protein 14 homolog A — translated: MGENKRKAGRELAKRKMGKSNKRQKQHSDFKTLDKRKKKRLGGPRLPTGLRRELDRVNHTNSDGEDDEIVSDEEKDVYEYEEGVPEEESRKNRRFDPVENYEYELPEKFEDEDVPSDDDENDFGGGKNESSMVESDDAEEEDDERHVRMLQGITGMPNEVFLGKKKKRNIIVSEAYPESEYNPSGDILDGRGHISVEDLLDPLHGKSGYSQLRKRVHQMARKPMTIHAPLPKVVQEKLERKAVYEQTKKDITKWEPLVKRNREAPTIIFEKDVNLGFSTVGAIASEFEPRTDFEKKIAGLVYDEKVIEAHNEDGSRLLELNKVTVEDYRSQRNHIAKLRSLLFHHEMKKKRIKKIKSKTYHRLAKKDRLKATSAEMEMDPEAAKEQAMKQEFKRAEERMTLKHKNKSKWAKRILKRGIPTQDDGTRAAISEQLHQHTLLTRKMKSMKDGSSSSDGSSDDSSDEEDVDENLDSSNQDTKLLERAKEKTLKVLEEDDDEPNSGVLSLPFMVRGMKKRKEAAVEEAKLALKEYETSLNQLDDLDSSKDSKIGAAAGGRRVFGAAKHVPELSSKIEVDNDYSDSDRDDDLGGENVEVGNASINELPKEGVSNLYSLLHDRDLEMHQDSAVKFDNIVEPGPKVPGEVAIFASGKWKKIKSGSEVDTNVKRSSKVVEPVSRSENLEMKTTNVVDANVKQFPKVVEPVSQIENLKEVVDDSDTDSEGQMVDGILSSGMKATYEIPSQADLIRHAFAGDDVEEEFVKDKDDILNEENPEPEKPVLLPGWGQWTNIQKKKGLPSWMLKEHENAKKKREEVLKKRKDAHLKHVIISEKLDKKAEKLHTKALPYPFTSKEVFEQSIRMPIGPEFNPATAVGALTRPEVVKRPGVIIKPIKFEEVDSFEKTEDRKRNAPKRKTNKNKHRLKPVVAKS